The window AGGGCGGCAGAAAATATATAAGAAGGGAGTGTTAATGAAAGAACGACAGCCCAAGTGAAGCCAAGTCCGCCGCAATCTTTATGGAAAGGTGTAAGAGGTCGTGAAGCAATAAATATAAACAGCCAACTTTGGCAAAAAAGAAACCTACCAGGCATACAGTTTCGGGCCTGGCAAGTTTCTTCTTGAAAAACCTTATATATTAATGATTTGGCCTAACTGCCTTCAACTGAAGAAAGCATTTCACTTGAATCTTTAGTCAATTTTTCAAGCGAATCCACGAACCGTTTAATTCTGGTAACAGCTTCCTGAAGCTGTTCCAAACTTGTCGCGTATGAACAGCGGATATACCCTTCGCCGCTTTCTCCAAAGACACTGCCCGGTACGACGGCGACTTTTTCAGCGAGCAGCAACTTTTCCGCAAATTCCTCCGATGATAGTCCGGTACTTTTAATAGAAGGAAAGACGTAAAACGCTCCGCCAGGGTTGTGGCAATCGAGTCCGATGTTATTAAAGGCTTGAACGAGGTAATTTCTTCGCCTCCGGTAACTTCTTCTCATTGCTTCTACCTGATCATAGTTATTCCGTAATGCCTCAATCGCCCCGTGCTGAAGCATGTGCGGTGCGCACATCGTTGTATATTGAAAGATTTTGATCATGACTTCGGTCAGCCACTTGGGCGCGGCAATCCATCCGAGTCTCCAGCCTGTCATCGCAAATCCTTTAGAAAAACCGTTAAGTAAAATTGTTCGCTCATACATTCCTTCAATGCTTGCAAAACTGGTGTACTCTTCGTCATAGGCTAGTTCTGCATAAATTTCATCAGAAACGACGAGGAGGTCATGTTTTTCAATAACTTGAGCCAGTTCCTGAAGCTCTTGTTTCGTAAGACAAGCCCCGGTTGGATTGTTCGGTGAGCAAAGCAGAATTGCTTTTGTTTTGTCTGTTATCGCCGATTCGAGCAGTTCGGGTGTAAGCTTAAATCCGTTTTCGGGATGAGTTGAGACAGGTACCGGTGTTCCACCCGCCAGTGCAACCAATGGAGAGTACGATACAAAGGCTGGTTCGACGATTAACACTTCATCGCCCTGATTAAGAATCGTACGGAAGGCCAAATCAATTCCCTGGCTCGCTCCGATTGTAACAATGATTTGATTTGCAGGATCGTAATTTACTTGGAATCTATTTTTTAAATAAAAAGAAATTTCCTCTCTTAGCTCAAGGAGTCCGGGATTGGCTGTGTAGGAAGTGTAGCCTTCTTCCAGTGAAGAAATGGCCGCTTCGCGAATGCCCCAGGGTGTGACAAAGTCCGGTTCGCCGACTCCTAATGAGATAACTCCTTTCATCGTGGAAGCAAGGTCGAAAAACCTTCTGATTCCTGATGGTTTTATATCTTTTACAGTTTCGGAAAGATAGTGCTGATACTCATTCATCATGGAGAAACCACCATTCTCCGATCACTTTCCTTGTCCTCGCCGAAAATGACGCCATCATGTTTATATTTTTTCAGCATAAAGTGTGTGGTTGTTGACATGACATTATCAATCGTTGACAGCTTTTCGGAAACGAATTTGGCAATTTCGGTCATCGTTTTTCCTTCAATTGTGATCGACAGGTCGTACGCGCCGGACATCAAGTAGAGGGAAGTGACCTCGGGGAATCGATAAATCCTCTCCGCCACCTCGTTAAATCCAACACCGCGCTTCGGGGTAACCTTAACATCAATCATTGCAACAACTGGTTCCTTGCCTTCAACCTTGGTCCAGTCAATAAGCGCGGGGTAACTCACAATCACCTTTTCATCTTCTAATTTCTTTATTGTTTCTTTCACCTGATCCACACTCTGATTCAACATCTTCGCGATATCAGCAGTCGGGATCCGATGATTCTCTTCTAAAATTGATAAAACCTCTAACTCATTATCGGACAACTTCATTTGAGTTCCTCCTATACATCAAACAACAATATTCATATAATACCACTTTTGAAAAGAGGCTAAAAGAATAAGAATGGAGTTGGCAGAAACTTACGAATATTTAGGTGCCCGTCATCCCCGGTTTTTCTTGTTTCACGGAATGTTGTTCCACATAAAGGAGTCCTATAAACCTGCGAAAAACACTTCTAGAGCATGGTAACGATTGGATAATACTTCTTAATATGATTAATTTTTGAGGATTTGAAAACCTGAAACAAAAAGGCTGCTCCAAAATTGTCGCCATTCACGACCTTTTGGGCAGCCTTGCTTTTTATTAAAATTAATATTTTCATTTCTTCTTCTGTCATTCCTAACCTTTAGCTTTTTCTAGCTTAGAGAACTAACTTTTTCCTTCTCACCCACTGTGTGGCGACCCATTTTTCCCCTGTTATGACAGGCAGTCCACTGTGTAGTGTCAACTCGTTTAAGGCCTGTTCTTCATAAAAATATTCAAAGTAAACGGCCATTCCTTTTTTGGGTGTAACGGAAAAGTTCAGTCGGGGAAAGACTGTTTCGCCGCCTTCTTCGACATCGTTCAAATACATGACGAGGGTGCTGATGCGGTTATTTTCCGCTGCTCTGCTTTTGGATGAAAAATAATCAAAGTGAGCTTTGTATTCTTGCCCAGGAAGATAATGCAGAACTTGAATTTCCTCACCATGTTCAATCGGAATACACATAATCTCTGAAACTCTTTTTTCAATTTTTGCGACCAGTTGGTTTTCCATCTTATCAAAAAACATGCCACTGCTTGTTCGAATCTCATTTTCGAGATGATTCTCACTAATTTTAGAACGCTTCATTCGATCTTTTGCCAATCGAATCAACTCATCACATTCTTCACTATCCAACACATTATCAAGAACCACAACCAAGGGTTCTTCTATTTTTGCCACAATATTTATAACTTTATCTTCTGTATTGATAGTACTTTTTTCGTGATTGAAAATCGTTTGTTCTTTAGCTACGCTCGACATATTTTTCTCACCTCTGTTATTTTCTGGCTATACTAATTATATAACAAATGTTTTGAATTTATATAAAATTAGCATAACGTCATACAGATTGCAGAATTCAGCAAGGTGATAATGCCAAAAAGTAGCCTGTAAAAGGAAGGATGTAGTAAACACTTATTGTCCTGAAAATTACGGAATTAGTTCCAAAAATGAAGGGACTTAGGATACGATATAGGTAATAATCGACGGGTTTGTAAAAGTGAGCCTTTAGAATAGGATACTAACACCGAGTCGACACTAAATGATAAAATGGCGGTCCTAGTGTTTTGGGTGGGACGTTTTTCTTCTTGCTTCTGTGAATTTCCTAAGCCTTCCCTTAGGCAAAACTAGAACCGTCCCCATTTGCAAGAAGTTAGGAGGAGAATTGACGTGAATGAAGTGACACCTTCTGTGATATTCGATTTACATACACACCACGACCGCTGTGGCCATGCGCGGGGGAACATTGAGAGCTATATTGAAGCTGCGATTAGAAAAGGAATGACAGCTGTTGGGATTTCGGACCACTCTCCTTATTTTGCCGAAGAAGAGGATCGGCCATTTCCCGGAATCACGATGGCGAAGAGTGAATTTGAGGGTTACGTACGGGAAGTTCTGCAGTTAAAAGAGAAGTATGCCGGGAAAATTGATGTGTTATTGGGAGTAGAATCAGACTTTTTCCCCCAACATGTGGAAATATACCGGGGCTTTTTAGACAAATATCCATTTGATTATATTATCGGCTCCGTCCATTTTGTGGAGGATGTCAGCATTTTTAAAAAGGGCCGCTGGGATGGACTTTCAAAAAGCGAAAAAGTACGTGTAAAGGAAGCCTATTACTCCTTGATTGAACAGTCGGCACAAAGCGGCCTGTTCCAAATTCTTGGCCACATCGATGCCATGAAGGGATTCTATCCTTCTTTCTCTTCAATAGAGACCGATGCCATTGAAAAAACTCTTAAAATCATTGGTGAAAATGATGTTGCCATTGAAATTAACACTTCTGGCAAAACAAAGGACTCAGGTGGCTGGTATCCTTCCGACAAAATATTGGAAGTCGCCAAACATTACGGAGTAGCAGTCACATTTGGCTCTGACGCCCACGATCCCGAAAGAGTGGCCGACGACTTCGAATTCGTCCGGGAACGCCTCAAAGAAATTGGCTTTACCGAGTGGGTTTATTTTAAAGAGAAGAAGAGGGTAGCTGTGCCGCTGTAACCGGGGAGGGCAGTAACGGGATCTGAGCTGGCAACAGGAGACGGCTCAAGTTTGGCGTCTTTTGTAGGACAAATCTTCTGAAGCTTCGCGTGGTCAGGTTTGACTTCTAGACCTACGACGCCGATTAGTAGGAGACAATTCGTATTCGCCCGGCCATGTCTAAAAGGTGGGCATCAGATTCATAAAGAGTTCATGAAAAAATGCTCTTCGTACACTGTACAAAGGGCATTTATTAACAAACTGGGAGAGAGTTTGTTCATTATAGTATTGGGGGGGCGGCGGGGAGGCCGCCATTTTCTTCTTGGAAAAAGTCGTTGAGAAAAGAAATGGTTATTGTCCGAACAAAGTTCGTAGCCCCAACATTAACTCCGTGTAATGCTGAAACCAGAGAGTGTATTGCTCGAACAACGCTGTCTGCATTTATAAGTATAGGATTTAAATATTAAGGAAGTTTTAATAGAATATGAATTTTTATGGTAAGAAGATTAATAAATTGAAAATCAGTGTGAGAAAAGTTTCCGAGAGCAATCCCGGATGCTTAGAGGCTGGTCTGGCAACTGGATAGAAGAGGTGCTTAGACGAAAAAGAGTCCGTTGAGAAGAGAGGAGGCGAGTATATCCAATTCTTAACAAGCTTCGCTTCAGAAAAGGCAAAGTGGTTGTTGATAGGGGGGCGTCAATGACAGAAACACGCAGGTCAATCAATCTATCAAGACAACTTTTTCTATATTCAGGACAGATTTTTAGAAATTCAAGACATTTCCCGGATGATTCAGGACATTTCCCAAACGATTCAGGACAGATCTTCAGAAATTCAGGACAAATCCAGTCCAATCACCGCTTTCCGTAAAAAAAGGCAGCTGTAGTTTCCCCGCAGCTGCCCTTCAAGTAGATTCTATTCTTCATCCTCGTCAAAATACTCTTCGTTTTTGACTGTGAATTGATCGATTGTTTCACCGTCTGAGGTGATGGTTGTAAATGTGATTGTGTCCTTATCGACTTTTGCGTGCATCGAGACTGCGATCGGGTCCATGTTGACGTAGTCGAATTTTTCATCAGCGACGGCGTCGTAGTGTTTTTTACCAGTCGTGCCGGCAACAATGTAGACAGTGCCGTTTGAGTCTTCCTGGCCGTCCTTAATTTTCTTTGTCCTGCCATAGGAATGATCGTGGCCGGAGAATACGATATCGATGCCGAGCTCATCGACAACCGGAGGAAGCTTCTGCTTCATGACGGCATTGCCTCCGAACGGATTCGTAAAATATGGCGGCTTGTGGGTGACAAGGATTTTCCATGGTTTGTTGCTATTCTGGACATCCTGCTTGAGCCACTCGAGCTGTTTGTCAAGCACTTCAGCGCTGTCTGTATAACCGAGAACGCTAATGTGCATGTTGTTGTAATCGACTGAATACGTGCCGCCCTTGTCCACGTCAGGCCCGTTTTCCGGGTTGTTGAAAATTGCCTTTGCCAGGCTGCCGTCAGGGTCGCCCATGTATTCATGGTTGCCAAGCGCTGCAACTAGGTCGGTGGAGCGGATCGAGCTAAAGTTGCTCATCAGGCCGAGCGCGTCGTTCCATTGTTTGAACTTGGCCGATTCATCGATCAGGTCACCGACATGGATCATGAATGATAAATCGTTATTACTTTGGTTTACAAGGATTTTGCTAAAATCGCTTAAATCGGAAGGGGATTGCGTATCGCCGAAAACGGAAAACTCGAAATTCTGTTTGCGCTGCTCAGTCGTAAATTCCTCGATTGGTGACCAGTTCTCCCCGTCTCCAACCTGGTAAACATAGGTTGTATCCTGCTGAAGTTTGCTAAGTTTTACCTCGTTAACCCTAACAATCCCGTTCTTTTTAATATCAAGCTCCCCTGAGAAAACCTGGCTGCTTGACGTACCAGTTGCTGTCTCAAATGCATCCTCGCCTTTGCGCTCGTAATCCTGCTTGCGCGCAAACTTGACCATCGCCCCAGCCTCAGTCAGCGGGCTCGACATCCAGGTGAACGATTTCGTCTTATAAGGGTCTCCTGTTGGATTGGAAAGGATGTTTTTGATTTCATTTTCCGCAGCAAGGGCAGGGTATGTCTGTGTGTTCATCTTGAACGAGTACTTGCTGTCCTTAACTGCATATAAAGCAACTTTTTTGACTTCATCTGTAATTGGGCCAGAAATCAGACGGCCATTTTCATCCGTTATGCCGAGTGAAATCGGCTCGCTGCTGCCTTCAATCTCGGCAAAAATTTCCGCGCCAGCAGCTGGCTGGTTTTTTGTATCTTTCACTGTCATGGCGGTTGGCGCGCCGATTAAAATAGGGTCAGCTGTAATCGTAAAGGCGCCAATTACTTCCTTGCTTACCGGAGCCATTGAAAATGTCGGAACAAAGCTGCTACCGGGGTCATTCCGGAAATTCAGCATTGCTTCTGATATCTCATAGGTCAGCTTGCTGCCTTCTTTTGTGGCGGCAGGTATGCGGACCCCAATGGTAGCGGCATCAACGGAAGCCGATGCACCATTGTTAATGAGATTTAATGTAAGGGTTCCGGTTTCTCTGTCATAATCATACGAACTTTCATTGAACCCATTTCCGAACTGGACTGCCTCCACAGGGAAGTTTTTATCAACCTTCAGCTTGATGGTTGAACCTGATAGACTCTCAGGATTTGTTGCCTTAACAGTCAGGTTGAACAGATCACCGAGTAGCGGCTGCTCCTGTTGATTGACAACTTCCATTTTTGCAGCCCCGGTGTTGACGGTAAAATAAACCGTCTTGATGGCCTGGTTGCCGAATTTGTCCGGCACCATCAAGGTGATTTTATGGGTTCCGTCTGCCCATTTCAGGCCGCTGAGAGAAACGGAGCCATCCATATCATACGAGTAATGACCTTCTGAGTTCTTGTAATTTACTCCATCAACATAGATGCTGATTTTCTCCCAGTCGATCCCAGTTTTGAACGGATCATCTTCAAATTCGCTGACATTCGCCTTGATACCTACTGTGTTTGTGTCAAAATTTTTCCCGTCAACATTGATGGATTCAATGACTGGAGGATTTAAATCATCCATCTTTTCACCGTACACGGCACGGATGTTGTCAATGTAGACTGTCCCCTTTGACATCGGGCCTGTGATGCCGGACTTGGTCGACATCATTCTGAATGTTTGCGTAGAATGCAATTTGAACGGGCCGGTGAAAGATGCCGGAATTTGGGCTTCGATGTACTTCCAGCCTGTCCAGTCGACACCTGGCTTTTCTTTTGTCAAATCGATTGATTGGTTCTTGCCGTTGCCATCGACTATCATCATCCTTAGCCAGTAGCCTTGGGCTTCAGGAGTTGCATACACCCACATGCCGATGCCGGTCGGGTTGTCACTGATTGGCGTATTGACGCCAGGACCTGCATAGACGCCAAGCGTTGTACCGGTCTGTGCATTCGTAAAATCATAGTCCAATTTTAAACTTTGGTTGCCGAATCTCACTTGGTCCGGATAAGAGGAAAGGGTGAGAATTCCTTTTTCACCGCGGCCGGCAGTGGACGTTCTCCAGCCAGTCATGCCTTTTTCATAATCAAAGATCACCTCAGGCATTTTTCCGACGGAGACCTTCATCTGGGCAGTGAGGCTGGTTCCCTTTAATGTTGCGGTGATTGTACCCGATACATTTTTATCCCCGGTATGAAGGATTCCTGCTTCATCGATTGTCCCCATTCCTTCAGGGATTGAGAATTCGATGTCCTGAAGGTTCCATTCGACAACCCGTTTTTGAAACTTTGCAATAAGGGTGAGATCGACTTCACTGTTTCTGGCGGCTGTCAGTTCAGTGGAACCAAAACTCAGTTCATCCGGCTTGGCAATTTCGATGATACTTTTGCCGACCTGCTGCCCCTGGTGGCTTAAGAGAATCTCGAATTGGCCGGCCTTTCCGTTTGAGAGGAACGTTCCGGTTTCATCGATTGTGCCGAAGGACGGGTCGGATATTGACCAGCTTAAACCAGATTGCGGAAGGGGAGCGGACGCCATCGATTTGTCCCTACCTTTTGCAGAAAACTGGATGGTCGACCCCGTTGTAAAGGACTTATCATAAGGCTCGACATGTGCCGACGCGAAAATATGGTCGGACGGTTCTTTTGTAACAACGAGCCAGGTGTTGGCTACACTTCGTTCGTTGCGGTCTGACGGTTTATTATCGAGTTCAAGAGTATCTCCGCCAAGTGTGCGGGTTGTGAATGTCGACGAACCGCCCCCATCCAGATTCAGGGCACTTACCGCACCAAGGTCAATCATCAATTGTGCCAAATCGGGCATCGAAATACCTGCTGAATACGGTTCCTGTCTACCGTCAATCACGGCGAAAAAGACATCGCCATCCTGTTTGATACCGACTGCCGTCCGGGGTTCCTTATCTTGTCCCGTTTGCGGAGTCTGATAAACTTTACTGTCCTTTACAAGGATGGCATTCCCGCCAAGAGCTTCCTTGAGCTGGTCCTTCATTGCGGGGTATTGGGCTGCATCGCCAATCACAGCTTCCCCTGACTTGGTAATTCCAAAGAATTTGTGCGATCCGCTATTTGTTCCCTTTACAGCCTGTCCATCTTTATAAACAACGCCATGCGGCTCACCGGTTGCCATATTATAAAAATCGGCATTCACGGCAGCTACTACTTTATGGTTTTCACTATCCGCAGCTTTTGCCTGCTGCCTCACTGGCTGCAGACCGTATGTATTGCTGTCATTCGGTGTTCCTGCCTCGATTGAGACAGTAGGATTTTGGATATCGACATCAACTACAAAACTCTCAATCTTCTTGCCATCTTTTCCTTCAAAACTATAATGCTTTTCCTTAACACCTGGAGCAAGATCTGCTTGGTACTGATTGATCGGTACTGGTGCAATAACAGACTGCAAATCGAACGGGCCGAGCGCAGATGTAAAGCTTGGCGAAATAATACTTCCTGCGAGGGCAAAGGAGAGTGTAACGGGCAGTATTCTTTTTTTCCAATTTGAACGCATGGGTTCCTCCTAATTTAAAAAGAATGATAGCAAAAGACAACAACATCATTGTAGTGTACAGATATTGGGCATATGTTAATTGAATATTAAGAATTCACGAACTTCAATGAGTGGAAAGGCCTAATTATATTTTTAGACTATATACGGACGCTGAAAGAGGAGGAGACGGTGGGGTGGTTGTTACTCCTTTTGGGTAAAGCAGGGGGGACCCACGGACTTGCTTTGCTGCACTTATGGGTTTATTTTGTATGTAAAGAGCTGTGGACATCCTATTTCCTATGCCAGGGCTAGAAACTACTATAAAATGAAACCTAAGAGATATACGCGAAAGGAAGTATCATATGACACAATATATCCCTCCTAAAGGAGAATATGAAGTATTTAAAGATGACAGTCATTACATGGAAAAGCTTAAGGAATGGGGCTTAAGAGGCAAAAATACTTTTTTGTACAAGGACAAGGACCAGCATACTAATGTAACAATAAAGGGTTTCGAGGTATACGGCAAAAACGGTGAGTACAACAGTCTTGTTATTGAATTCGCCGATGGTCAGTTAACGTGTATACATCCTGCTTATCTGAAGGAAATGCAGTCTTCTTCTTTTGTAAAAGAATTAAGCAGCCAACAAACAGAAAACATTGCTGTTGAAAAGGAGAACAAAGCAGAAGCAGAGCCTGGTAAAGATGAAGAACCTTTGCCGGAAAAAGCAGAAGCGGAGAGCCGGAAAGTTGAAAAGTCTGAGCAGGAAAAGGACTCAACACCTGCTGCAAAAAAGGCAACCAAGAAAAAGGAGAAAGCACCGAAAATAACGCTCCCGGAAGATAAAGTTCATTTCACTGGAAAAGTGAAACAGCTGGCTTTAAGCTGGAATCATTTTAATGAAGAAAATGATGAGGTTGTCGTGTTTGAAGATGTTCGGATTGAACAGGAGGAACCGATTGAGATTGGGCTTGCATGGGGTTCCCATAGCAAAACTCTTAAAAAATTGGAACTCGAACCAGGTATGGAATTGGAGTTTGACGGCAAAATCGTTAAAAAGAGCCTGCCAAAAGGCAAGGATGTAGAAGATGAATCTCTATTGCTCGATGTCTCCGTTGGATATAAAATCAATAATCCATCGAAGATTGTAAAGAAATGATTTTTGCTAAATAAAAAAGAGAGTGCAGGAGAAATGGGCCTGCACTTTCGTTTTGCCTGGAGAATAGAACGTTTCAGGAATTGTTAGTGAGGATCATGTTATCTTTTTCTCTTTCTCTTTCTTTCCCTTAAAAACGCCGGGATGTCCAGTTTTTCATTAGTGATTTGAGTATCTGCAAAGGATTGTTTCTGTTTGGCCTCGTACTTCAAAAGAAATTCATCTATACATTGCTCCTTATAATGTTCGATTGCATCTTCGCCTTTAGCAACTATATCTCCTGGAATTGCATGCGTGTTATTCCTGATAATATCCATGATTTTTACTTTCATGTCTAGACGGTCTTTTGGATTCATAGGATTTATCACCTCCCGTTATGGACTAGGTTAGTTTCCTTTTTCCTTGTCTTGTTGGTTTTTATCTTCTTTTTCAGCTGTTTGTATAAGCAAATTAATTAATTTGAAGTAGCTTTCATGTGCCTGGTTTGCACCAAATTTAAATTTATCTATAAAATTCAAGGTGGATCACTCTCCCTTACAATTGTTCAATAATCTTATATGCGGCCTTGCTCCCAAGAACAACTCCAAGGCCGCCTCCGGTTGCGATTCCTGCTGCAAAACCGACTACTCCTCCTACAGGGCCGAGGGCTGCAAACCCTAGGCCTGTCAAGCTTGCTGCACCTGCATAGCTTCCTGTTAGCCCCCCAAGAGCGATGCCTGTTGTTTTGAATATCGGCTTTATTTTATCTGAAAAGCTCTTATCTTGGTTATTCGACATTTTTGAGATTCCTTTCCCGCTCTGCGTTTTCAAGATTGTCCTTTAATTCTTTTAATATAAGGGAGAAGTGTTTAATAAGCTTAACTGCAGAATTCATTGCTTCGATTCTCCTCGCTTCCGTTGTTTAGTATTTTTATAGTAGTTTTCATCTTTCTTCTGATAATAAGCTAGCTCGCAGTCGCTCCAATAGATACGGCCCCGTTTTCCTTCTTTTCTTGCCTTTAGTTTTTCGGGATCCTCAGGTTTATGAAGGACAGCATGCCCCCTGCGCGCTCTGGCTTCTTGATATCTCGTTGGATTTCTTATGAAAAGCCCGCAGCTTTCACATTTTAGCGGGTGTTTAGCCGACTTTTGAAATTCTATCAGTTCAATATAAAGGTCTTCCTCAAATGTTTTTATTTGAGGTTCAACAGTGAAATAGTATATGCCATCAGGCCCAATGATTGGGGAAGAGCTGATTCCATAGCTGATTTGCTGTATATTTTTATTTAATTCTTCGGTAAGACTGCCGAATGGTTTTGGAATAACAATGTGTAAATCTTCCGCATTAATATAATGTTTTTTATAGTTGTTTGGAGGATTAAAATATTCGTGATATGTCTCCCGAAGGCTTGTTATTCTTTCTTGTAAAGTCTCGTTGAATGGATCGCGGCTTAGCTTATCGATTTCATTTTCCAGCATCCTCTGTACAGAGTATGGATACTTCATTGCGGCTTTATAGGCTTTATCTACTTCATCAAGATATTGCCTTACCATTTTTTGTAGGGTCAAAAGCTTCTTTTTTCCTTTTAGTATCAGGCCAACATTTACTTTCGTCTGGTGTTCTGAATCAGTAAAAGGCATCTGTATCCCATCATCAAAGAGTACCCCCTGTTCCGTGTAATAAATTCCTGATGGATTCATGCTGGTGGTCTGATATTTTTCAGCCACGCTGCGGGCAAT is drawn from Bacillus sp. FJAT-18017 and contains these coding sequences:
- a CDS encoding aminotransferase, whose product is MNEYQHYLSETVKDIKPSGIRRFFDLASTMKGVISLGVGEPDFVTPWGIREAAISSLEEGYTSYTANPGLLELREEISFYLKNRFQVNYDPANQIIVTIGASQGIDLAFRTILNQGDEVLIVEPAFVSYSPLVALAGGTPVPVSTHPENGFKLTPELLESAITDKTKAILLCSPNNPTGACLTKQELQELAQVIEKHDLLVVSDEIYAELAYDEEYTSFASIEGMYERTILLNGFSKGFAMTGWRLGWIAAPKWLTEVMIKIFQYTTMCAPHMLQHGAIEALRNNYDQVEAMRRSYRRRRNYLVQAFNNIGLDCHNPGGAFYVFPSIKSTGLSSEEFAEKLLLAEKVAVVPGSVFGESGEGYIRCSYATSLEQLQEAVTRIKRFVDSLEKLTKDSSEMLSSVEGS
- a CDS encoding Lrp/AsnC family transcriptional regulator, whose amino-acid sequence is MKLSDNELEVLSILEENHRIPTADIAKMLNQSVDQVKETIKKLEDEKVIVSYPALIDWTKVEGKEPVVAMIDVKVTPKRGVGFNEVAERIYRFPEVTSLYLMSGAYDLSITIEGKTMTEIAKFVSEKLSTIDNVMSTTTHFMLKKYKHDGVIFGEDKESDRRMVVSP
- a CDS encoding 2OG-Fe(II) oxygenase → MSSVAKEQTIFNHEKSTINTEDKVINIVAKIEEPLVVVLDNVLDSEECDELIRLAKDRMKRSKISENHLENEIRTSSGMFFDKMENQLVAKIEKRVSEIMCIPIEHGEEIQVLHYLPGQEYKAHFDYFSSKSRAAENNRISTLVMYLNDVEEGGETVFPRLNFSVTPKKGMAVYFEYFYEEQALNELTLHSGLPVITGEKWVATQWVRRKKLVL
- a CDS encoding histidinol-phosphatase; translation: MIFDLHTHHDRCGHARGNIESYIEAAIRKGMTAVGISDHSPYFAEEEDRPFPGITMAKSEFEGYVREVLQLKEKYAGKIDVLLGVESDFFPQHVEIYRGFLDKYPFDYIIGSVHFVEDVSIFKKGRWDGLSKSEKVRVKEAYYSLIEQSAQSGLFQILGHIDAMKGFYPSFSSIETDAIEKTLKIIGENDVAIEINTSGKTKDSGGWYPSDKILEVAKHYGVAVTFGSDAHDPERVADDFEFVRERLKEIGFTEWVYFKEKKRVAVPL
- a CDS encoding phosphodiester glycosidase family protein, whose product is MRSNWKKRILPVTLSFALAGSIISPSFTSALGPFDLQSVIAPVPINQYQADLAPGVKEKHYSFEGKDGKKIESFVVDVDIQNPTVSIEAGTPNDSNTYGLQPVRQQAKAADSENHKVVAAVNADFYNMATGEPHGVVYKDGQAVKGTNSGSHKFFGITKSGEAVIGDAAQYPAMKDQLKEALGGNAILVKDSKVYQTPQTGQDKEPRTAVGIKQDGDVFFAVIDGRQEPYSAGISMPDLAQLMIDLGAVSALNLDGGGSSTFTTRTLGGDTLELDNKPSDRNERSVANTWLVVTKEPSDHIFASAHVEPYDKSFTTGSTIQFSAKGRDKSMASAPLPQSGLSWSISDPSFGTIDETGTFLSNGKAGQFEILLSHQGQQVGKSIIEIAKPDELSFGSTELTAARNSEVDLTLIAKFQKRVVEWNLQDIEFSIPEGMGTIDEAGILHTGDKNVSGTITATLKGTSLTAQMKVSVGKMPEVIFDYEKGMTGWRTSTAGRGEKGILTLSSYPDQVRFGNQSLKLDYDFTNAQTGTTLGVYAGPGVNTPISDNPTGIGMWVYATPEAQGYWLRMMIVDGNGKNQSIDLTKEKPGVDWTGWKYIEAQIPASFTGPFKLHSTQTFRMMSTKSGITGPMSKGTVYIDNIRAVYGEKMDDLNPPVIESINVDGKNFDTNTVGIKANVSEFEDDPFKTGIDWEKISIYVDGVNYKNSEGHYSYDMDGSVSLSGLKWADGTHKITLMVPDKFGNQAIKTVYFTVNTGAAKMEVVNQQEQPLLGDLFNLTVKATNPESLSGSTIKLKVDKNFPVEAVQFGNGFNESSYDYDRETGTLTLNLINNGASASVDAATIGVRIPAATKEGSKLTYEISEAMLNFRNDPGSSFVPTFSMAPVSKEVIGAFTITADPILIGAPTAMTVKDTKNQPAAGAEIFAEIEGSSEPISLGITDENGRLISGPITDEVKKVALYAVKDSKYSFKMNTQTYPALAAENEIKNILSNPTGDPYKTKSFTWMSSPLTEAGAMVKFARKQDYERKGEDAFETATGTSSSQVFSGELDIKKNGIVRVNEVKLSKLQQDTTYVYQVGDGENWSPIEEFTTEQRKQNFEFSVFGDTQSPSDLSDFSKILVNQSNNDLSFMIHVGDLIDESAKFKQWNDALGLMSNFSSIRSTDLVAALGNHEYMGDPDGSLAKAIFNNPENGPDVDKGGTYSVDYNNMHISVLGYTDSAEVLDKQLEWLKQDVQNSNKPWKILVTHKPPYFTNPFGGNAVMKQKLPPVVDELGIDIVFSGHDHSYGRTKKIKDGQEDSNGTVYIVAGTTGKKHYDAVADEKFDYVNMDPIAVSMHAKVDKDTITFTTITSDGETIDQFTVKNEEYFDEDEE